A region of the Amycolatopsis sp. cg13 genome:
TGGTCACCCAGCAGACGGTAGCTCAGGCCGCCTCGTCCGCCAGCCGTTCCAGGCCGCTCTTCGTCTTGAGCGGCAAGTGCTTCAGGAACGCGACCGCCACCACCACGAGCAGCGCGATCGGCGCGCTGATCAAGAAGAGATCGCTGGTCGCCACTCCGTAAGCCTCGCGGATTACCGCCACGACCGGGGCGGGCAGCTGCGCCAGATCAGGCACCTTCCCGCCGCCGGACCCGGCGGACGCGGCCGGCCCGAGCCCGTCGGCGATGAGCGTGCCGACCCGGCTGGCCAGCACCGCGCCGAGCGCGCTCACGCCGATCGACCCGCCGAGGCTGCGGAAGAACGACAGCGTCGAGGTCGCCGCGCCCAGATCGGCGGCGGGGACGTCGTTCTGTGTGACCAGCACCAGGTTCTGGTTGAGCATGCCCACGCCGACGCCGAGCACCAGCATGAACAGGCTCAGCTCCAGCAGCGAGGTGTGCGCGTCGATCAGCCCGAGCAGGCCGAGCCCCGCCGCCATCAGCACCGCGCCGAGCAGCAGGAACGGCTTCCACTTGCCGGTGCGGCTGATCAGCTGGCCGGACACGGTGGACGACACCAGCAGCCCGAAGATCATCGGCAGGCTCATCAGCCCGGCCACCGTCGGCGATTTGCCGAGCGCCAGCTGGAAATACTGGGACAGGAACACGGTGCCGCCGAACATCGCGACGCCGACCAGGAAGCTCGCGACAGTGGCGAGAGTGACCGTGCGGTTGCGGAACAGCGCCAGCGGCACGACCGGCTCGCGCACCTTCGACTCCACCCACACGGCGAGCACCAGCACGAGCACGCCGACCGGCACGAGCACCGCGGTCTGCCAGGAACCCCACTCGAAAGTCGAACCGGCCAGCGACGACCACACCAGCAGCGTCGAGACGCCGAGCATGATCAGGAACGCGCCGAGGTAGTCGACGTGCACCTCACGGCGCAGCGTCGGCAGGTCCAAAGTGCGCTGCAGCAACAGGATCGCCGCGATCGCGAACGGAACGCCGAGGAAGAAGCACCAGCGCCAGCCGAGCCAGGAGGTGTCCACGAGCACCCCGCCGATCAGCGGGCCCGCGACCGTGCCGACGGCGAAGACCGCGCCGAAGACGCCGGAGAACTTGCCCAGCTCGCGCGGCGAAACGATGGCCGCCATGATCACCTGCGCGAGCGCGGTGAGCCCGCCGCCGCCGATGCCCTGGGCGATCCGGCTGAGGATCAGGATGTCGATGTTCTGCGCGAACCCGGCCACCAGCGAGCCGACCACGAACAGCCCGAGCGAGAGCTGGATCAGCAGTTTCTTGTTGTACAGGTCGGAAAGCTTGCCCCAGAGCGGGACGGTCGCGGTCATCGCGAGCAGTTCGGTGGTGACGACCCAGGTGTAGGACGACTGGCTGCCGCCCAGTTCGGACACGATCCGCGGCAGGGCGTTCGCGACCACAGTGGACGCGAGGATGGCGACGAAAATGCCCATCATCAGGCCGGACATCGCCTGCAGCACTTGCCGGTGGCTCATCGCCGGGGAAGCGGCGGGCGGTTCCGCGGTGGACAGGGACATGACAGTCCTTTCCGGACTCAGGTGGGAAGGGTAGTTCGAGCAGCGCGGGGTCCCGCGATCGAGGATCTCGGCGGTACGGCTCAGCGAGGGTCGGGCAGGCCGGCGGCAGCGGTGGCGGCGGCCTCGTCGAAGATTTCGAGCAGCGGCTGGGCCCCGTTCCGGGCGGCCCAGCGGCTGAGCGAGGTGTTGAGCACTCCGCCCGCCACCGCGAGCAGCAGCGACGGGAACAGGTCCTTCTCCGCGTCGGTGCCGCTGCGCCGGGCGATCGCGGCGATCATCGGATCGCGCGAGCCGGAGTTGAGCACGGTCGCCCGGATGAGCAGCGACGGATCGCCGTGGATGATGCGCAACCGGGTGAGCCATTCGTCACGGTCCCGCTCGATGTCCGCGAGGTCCTCCCGGACGGTCGCGATGAACGCCGGAAAGGCGTCGATCCCGTCCGGCTGCGCGACGAACCGGGCGATCGTCCGCTCGGCCCGCTCCGCGTGGTCGGCGTACGCGAGGAGGACGGCGTCTTCTTTGACCGCGAAGTAGTTGAAGAACGTGCGCGCGGACACGCCCGCTTCGGCGGCGATGTCGTCGACGGTGACCTGGTCCAGACCATGTTCGTCGATCAGCCGGAGCGCCGCGAGCGCGATGGTGCGGTGGGTTTCGAGCTTCTTGCGCTCGCGAAGACCGGGAGTGGACACCGGATCAGCGTAGCGAGATCTTGCAGAGTCTGCAAAGTTGCAGTTTGTGAACCAGGGCACCCCGTGCTGGCGAATCGGGACACCTCGTGTCGTCAGCGGAGCGGGCTGGCAGACTCACCCACCGTGAGCGGAACGGTGCTGGTACTAGGCGGACGCAGCGAAATCGGGACGGCGGCGGCCGTCCGGCTGGCGCGTGGGGGTGCGAAGCGGTTCGTGCTCGCCGCGAGGCCGGGCGCGGACCTCGCGGCGCAGACCGCCGAACTGCGCGGAGCGGGCGCGGAGACCGTCGCGACTGAGGACTTCGACGCCGACGATCTCTCCGCACACCGCCCGCTGCTCGATCGCGTCATCAAGGAACACGGCCCGCTCGAGACGGTCGTGCTGGCTTTCGGCATCCTCGGCGATCAAGCCCGCGCGGAAACCGACGCCGCGCACGCCACCGCGATTGTGCACACCGATTACGTCGCCCAGGTGTCCGTGCTCACTCACACGGCGGAACTGTTGCGTACTCAGGGTTCCGGAAACCTGGTCGTCTTCTCGTCGGTCGCCGGGATTCGAGTGCGACGGGCGAATTACGTGTACGGATCGGCGAAAGCAGGACTCGACGGGTTCGCCTCGGGCCTCTCGGACGCACTGCACGGCACCGGCGTGCACCTGCTGCTCGTTCGGCCGGGCTTCGTGATCGGCCGGATGACGGAAGGAATGTCGCCCGCGCCGTTCTCCAGTACCGCCGATCAGGTTGCCGACGCGACAGTTTCCGCGTTGCGCCGACGGCGGGAAGTGGTGTGGGTGCCGGGGGTGTTGCGCTTGGTGTTCGCGGCGATGCGGTTCGTGCCGCGCGCGATGTGGCGGCGGATGCCGCGCTGAACTCCCTGTGCCCGAAGGGATACCGGCTGTCGCCGCACACTCGGCCGAACGGGCAGCATCACATCTTCGCGACAGGTTTCTCAGGCTATTCCCAGCTAACGCGGTGATCCTCGAACGCGGGGGTCGAAATCCGTCCCCGGGGAAGCGAGGAACCGGCCGTGCTGATCACGTCCCGGGGCCGCCGGATCGGCGGCCGGGCAGTGCTGGGGGTGGTGTCCACCCTGGTGCTGGGCGCCACCGGATTCGCGTGGTCGCAATTGCACCGGCTCGACACCAGCCTCGTCACCGCGGACGTCATCCCGCCCTCGGCGCAGGTTCCGGACACTCCGGCCGGGGAACCGCTCACCGTCGCGCAGAACATCTTGTTGGTAGGTCTCGATTCCCGTACCAAACCGGACGGGACGCCGCTGCCGCAGAACGTCCTCGACGCGTTGCACGCGGGCAGCGGGGACGACGGCGGCAACACCACGGACACGATGATCGTGGTGCACGTCCCGGTCGGCGGGGCGGCGGCCACCGCGATCTCGATCCCGCGTGATTCCTATGTGGACATTCCGGGTTACGGCAAGCACAAGATCAATTCGGCGTACAGTCGTGCCCGGGCCGATCAGCGGGGAAAGCTCGCGCAGCAAGGAATGAGCGGTCCTCAGCTTGAGGTAGCGGCCGACGCGGCCGGTGCGAAGTCGGCCATCGCCGCGGTGCAAAAGCTCACCGGGCTCACCATCAATCACTACGCCGCAGTCAATCTCTCCGGGTTCGCCGCTCTGAGCCAAGCGGTCGGCGGAGTGCAGGTGTGCCTGAAGGCACCGGTGAACGATTCCTTCTCCGGAGCGAATTTCCCCGCTGGAGTGCAGACGATCTCCGGTACGCAGGCGCTCGCCTTCGTGCGGCAGCGGCACGGCCTCCCGAACGGCGACCTGGACCGGATCGCGCGGCAGCAGGCGTTCATGTCCGCGATGGCGAAGACCGTCCTCGGCTCCGGCACTTTCACCGATCCCGCGCGGCTTTCGTCCCTTGTGGACGCTTTGGAAGGTTCGGTGACGCTTGACCACGGCTGGAACCTGCTGAGCTTCGCCGATCAACTGCACGGTCTCAGCTCGGGCGCGATCGCGTTCGGCACGATTCCGGTGCAGAGCCTGTCGCTGGCCACTCCGGCCGACGGGGACGCGGTGAAGGTGGATCCGGCGCAGGTGAAGCAGTTCGTGCAAACCCAGATCAGCTCGCCGGACGTCTCGGCCTCCGGAGGGACAGCCGACCCGGGCACTGTCCGTCCCTCGTCGAGCGGCGGCGCGGTGCGGCCGATCGCGGAGACCACGACGCCGACGCCTCCGGCGGGCACTCCCGCGCAGCCGAAGATGACGACCGCCAGCGGGTGCGTGAACTAGGCCAGCGGCAGCGTGATGGTGAACGCGGCCCCGCCTTCGGGGGCCGGTCCAGCGGTCAGGGTGCCGCCCATTCTCGTCACCAGCCCGTGCGCCAGCGCCAGACCGATGCCGGATCCGACCGGGCGGCTGTCGCGGTACCGGGCGTTGAGGACGCCGCGTTCGAAAGCCACCGGGTAGTCCTCCGGCGCGAGCCCCGGGCCGCCGTCTCGGACCGACAGGTGCGCGTGGCCGTCCGCGACCGTCAGCGCGAACACCATCGGCGCACCGGCGGGGGTGACGCGCAACGCGTTCTCCGCCAGGCCGTCCACGACCTGGTGCAGCCGCCGGGCGTCGGCGGTGACCATGGCGGCGTCAGGGGGAGACTGCACGGTCAGCGGGACGTCCGACCGGGCGCAGCGCAGCTGCCACACCTCCGCGCAGTCGCGAACCAGCGCGGCGAAATCGAAAACGTCCAGGTCGAGCTGGAATTCGTCGGCCCCGAGGCGGGCGAGTTCAAGCAGGTCGGACACGAGCCGTTCCAGGCGTTGCGCTTCGTGGTGGATCGTCTCGCCGGCGCGGCGGGCGTCCGGGCCTTCGGCGACTCCGTCGGCGATCGCCTCGGCGAAACCGGTCACTGCGGTCAGCGGGGTGCGAAGTTCGTGCGACACCGACAGCAGGAATTCCCGTTGGCGGGCTTCGCTTCGGGCCAGCGCGTCGGCGAGTTCGTTCAGCGAGCCCGCGACTTGCGCGACTTCGGCCGGACCCTCGACCGGCACCCGGACGTCGCGTCGACCGGCGCTGAGACTGCCCGCGGCGGCTGCGGCGCGGCGGAGGGGGCGGCCGAGCAGGCGTCCTGAGACATATCCGGCGATGGCGGCGACGAGAAGCCCAATGCCCAGGGCTAAGAGGATGTTGCGCAGCAAGGCATGTTGGGTCGCCTCGGCGCTGCGCACCGGCTGCACGAGCGCGAACGCGGCTTGCGGGCCGACCGGGCGCACTTCCACGAGGTAATCGACATTGCCGATCGCGACCCGCGTCGAATGGTCCTTTCCGGACGTCAGCCCGGCCCGTTCCGCCGCGCGCACCGCGGTCGCCTGGCCGGAATTCTGGCCGCTGACCCGGTGCACGACGACCTCGATGCCTTGCCCCCGCACGACCGCGGCCGCCTTGCCGATCGCGAGCCGGTTGCCGATGCCGGTGTCGTCGAGCTGCCCGGCGATGACGTCCGCCTGATCCCGCAACGACTGCTGCAGCACCGAATCCGCGGTATTGCGCACCAATCTGGACGCGACGAGCCCGGCCACGAGCACCGCGATCCCGGCGACGGCCAGGCACACCACGGTGATCCGGAGCGCGAGCGTGGTTTTCATCCGGCGTCCGCCGCGTACCCGATGCCCCGGACTGTCCGGATTGGACTGTCGTCGCCGAGTTTCGCTCGCAGCTGCGCGACATGCACGTCGACGGTGCGGGTCCCGGCAGCAGCGGCATAACCCCAGACCGCGCTGAGCAGCTGATCGCGCGACAGGACTTGACCGGGATGCCGCAGCAGATGAGCGAGCAGATCGAATTCGGTGGAGGTGAGCGTGATCTCGGCCTCGCCCGCCCACGCGCGGCGGCCGGGCACGTCGATGCGCACGCCGCCGCAAGCGAGTGTCGTGGATGGACTCCCGGACGCTCGGCGCAGCACAGTCCGTACGCGAGCGGCGAGTTCACGAGGGCTGAACGGCTTGGTGAGATAGTCGTCCGCGCCGATTTCCAGCCCTAGCAACCGATCCAGCTCGTCGTCGCGGGCGGTCACGAACAGCACCGGCGTCCAGTCGCCCGCCGCGCGCAGTGCCCGGCAGATCTCGATACCGTCCATTCCGGACAGTCCGATGTCGAGCACCACGGCGACCGGCCGCAACCGGCGGATCGCCGCGAGCGCCTTCGCGCCGTCCGGCTCGACCTCCACCCCGAACCCGTCGCGCCGCAGGTACAGCGCGGCGAGCTCGGCGATCGCGGTCTCGTCCTCCACGACGAGGACGAGACCGCGGCCAGCTGACCCCATGCGGGCTCCCGTTCCTCCGGCCGGCTACGTCGGGGGAAACGGTACGCGGGTCACCGCGACCCGTCGCCCGCCATGTCGGACTGGATCGAGTCCAGTGTGGACTGGATGCCGCTCAGATCGCCGTTCGGCGCCGCCCCCGACGACGGCGTCGAACCGTTGTCGCACGCCGCGCAGCCGAGCCCGACGACGACAGCCGCGGCAGCGATCGCGATCAGCCGCTTCACTTGGGCGCCTGGCAATGCGCGGCGGTGAACGCGTCGAGCTGCTTCGTCGCGTCCGCCAGCTCGCCGATCCGGCTCTGCCGCTTGTCCGCGCGCTTCTGCAACCGGTCGGCCTGCGCGGTGTGCCCCTTCGTACGGGCGTCGTTCGCGCGCGCCTTGAGATTCGCGACCGACCCGGAGACCTCGGGTCCGCCGTTGATCCGGTTGGTCAGGTTCTGGGCCTGTTTGCGCAGTTTCGGCACCCAGGCCGTGCACATCTGCTGCACCTCCTGCGGGCTCAGCGTGACCGGAGCCGGCGCCGGAGCCTGCGTGTCCGCGCTGGCGATCGGCGCGGCCACGAGCAGCCCGGCCGCGATCCCGCAGCCCGCCAGTGCCAGCCGCCTCGTTCCTCGCATCGTTCTCGTCCTCCCGTGTCGGTGTTCCCGATGACCACCGTCGCGCGCGGGTGTACGAGGGGTGTGGGCCGAATGTTCGGGTTCGGTAAAGCCTGCTGACCCGGCGGAGTGTTACTCTCTTGCGGAGAGTGAGGAGGCCGCCGTGCTGGGAAATCCGTACGACCGCGACTGCCCGACGCGCCAGCTGCTCGACCGGATCGGCGACCAGTGGACGGTGCTGATCGTCGGCGCCCTGACCGACGGCCCGCTGCGGTTCACCGAGATCGGCAAGCGTGTCGAGGGAATCTCGCAGAAGGTCCTGACGCAGACCCTGCGCAGCCTGGTCCGCGACGGCATCCTGATCCGCACGGCGTACCCGGTGATCCCGCCGAAGGTCGAGTACGAACTGACCCAGCTGGGCCGCAACCTCGCCGAACCGCTGGAACTGCTGGACCGCTGGGCCCGCCGCAACATGGACCAGGTGACTGCTGCCCGGGCGGCTTACGACGCTGCCGCCGCTACTGCCTCGTGAGTGGCGATGCCGGTTCTAACCGGCATCGCCACTCACGAGGGCTGCCGCATATGAGCACCCCGGATCAAGGGCGGAGCCAGCGGTCGAACCAGGCGCGGGTGCGGCGCAGGACGTCGAGCTGGTGGTTGCGTTCCCGGATCGAGTGCCCCTCTCTGGGGTAGATCACGAACTCGTGCTCGGCGCCGAAATGGCGCAGTGCCCGGTGGAAGTACCCGGCTTGGCCGAGCGGGACGTTGGTGTCCTCGGCCCCGTGCAGGATGAGCACCGGGGTCCGGACGCGGCTGGCGAAGGAGACCGGGCTGACCGCGTCGTGCGGATGTGGGCCGATCCCCTCCCATCCGATGCTGCCGCCGAGCGCGGCCTCGAACTGTCCGTTCTCCCCGGTCGCGGCGAGCATTCCCCAGTCGGTGACACCGGCGAGAACCAGCGCGGCGCGGAACCGGTCGGTCTGCCCGATCGCCCAGGCGGCGATGAAACCGCCGTGGCTCCCGCCGGCGATGCCCAGCCGATCGGGGTCGGCGACGCCCTCGGCGATGAGCGAGTCGATGCCGCCCACGATGTCGGTCCATTCCTCCTGGCCGACCCTGCCCGCGACGCTGGCCGCGAACTGGTGGCCGCGGCCTTGGCCGCCGCGCGGGTTGGGCAGGAACACCGCGTAGCCAGCGGCGGCCAGCCATTGCGCGCTGGGGAACCAGAACAGCTGCAGGCGATCGGCGTATCGGTCGTAGGGGCCGCCGTGCGCGATCGTCACGAGCGGGAACGGGCCGTCCGAGGCGGATTTCCCGGCCGGCAGCACGAGCAGGCCGTCCAGATCGAGGCCGTCGACGGCACGGTAGGCCAGCGGTCGCTGGGCGCCGAACGTGATGCCGTCCAGTTCGGGACGGGTGTCGGTGACCTTCCGCAGCGGTCCGGTCGGCGGTCCGACGTGGACGTTCGCGGGCTGGTAACGGGTGCCGGTCAACGCCGCGATCGTGGTGCCGCCGGGGGCGGCGGTGAGGGCGTCGAGGCGGCCGGGATGCTGCGACAAGGTCGTGGGGCCGGCGGGGTCGAGCCGGGCCAGGGTCGTGTTCAGGCCGTCGGCGAACACTATGAGCGGGGCGGCGTCGGTCTCGCACAGTTCGGTGGGGCACCTCGGAAGGCCGGTGGTCCGATTGCGGCGGACGCGGCTGTCCATGGCCAGGTCGAACACCGCGGTGCCGGCCTGCAGAACCGGCGGGGTGAGGGCGACGTAACCGAGGTGCCAGCCGTCCTCGCCGTGCCACCAGGTCAGGGAGTGCGCCTCGGCCTCGACCGGTCCGAGGTCTTCCGCGGTCCCCGTGATGGGGTCGAACAGGTGCAGCCGCCCGGTGCGAGGGCCGTAGTCGTGGTCGCTGCTGGCCTGGGTGAGCACGGCGAGCGGGCCGCCGTCGGGGCGTTGCCGCAGTTCCACGACGTGCCGGTCGCCGAACACCTCCGGGGTGGCGACCTGACCGGTGCGCAGGTCGAGCAGACGCAACCGGGCCCGCGGTTCGCGCTCGCCGACGACAATGGCGTCGTCGCGGTCCCGTGCGCGACGCGCGTCCTGCTCGGTGGGCTCGTCCTCGGCAAGCAGAGCGACCACGTCGGGGTCGGCGAGCGGCAGGTGGTCGAGGATGCCCGCGCGCCAGTCGGTCACCGCGGCCGCGGTGCCGTCGGCGAGCCGGTGCACCTGTGCGGTGCCGCGGTCGGCTCGGTCGGACAGGAAAAACAGCGTGCCCGAGACCGGAGACCAGCGTGGTCGAGACTCCGTCGCGGTGTCGGCGGTTGCCCGGCGCGCCGCGGCGTCGGCGAGGTCGACGAGCCAGAGTTCGGTGTCAAGGTGGTCACCGGTCCGGCTGACGGGAGCGAGGACGTAGCAGAGCAGTTGCCCGTTCGGGGCAAGGGTCGGGGTTTGCGGGGCGCGACCATCAACGACGAGTTCGGCGGTCAGACCTGTCATTCGCTCAGTCTGCCCATCTCCACAGCGCAGCACACTGGCCGGAAGCAGTCACGCCTCCCGGAGCACGTTCGTCAACGTATGCGCCTCCTTGAGCAGCAACGCCCCCAGCTCCGCCCGCCGCTCTTCCCGGAACCGCGACTCCACCCCGGTCAACGTCAACGCCCACGCAGGCTCCCCGCTCGGCGTGAAGACCGCCGCCGCCATTCCCCAGCTGCCCTCCACCACCAGCCCGGGATTGGTCGAGTACCCGTCCTCCCGCGTCCGCGCGACCCGGGCGCGCACGTCCTCCGCCCGGTGCGCCGGGCCCCATTCGGTCGTGAGATCCACAGTGGACAGATACTCCTCGACCTCCCGGTCCGGCAGCATCGACAGCACCACCAGCCCCGCCGACACCACGCCCAGCGGGAACCGCGCGCCCTCGTACAGCACGAACGAGCGGATCGGGAAGTCGCCGTCCTCTCGCAGCAGGCAGACCGTCTCGTTGCCGCGGCGCGCGGAGAAGAACGCGCTTTCCCCGGTCGCCGCGGCCAGCCGGTGGACGCTCGCGCGCGCCTGCTGCGTCACGTCGTAGCGCGGGGCGGCGGCTTCGCCCAGCAGGTACAGCTCCGGGCCTAGGTACCAGCGGCCGCTCTGCCGGTCGCGGTCGACGTAGCCCTCGGCGGCCAGCGACGCGAGCAGCCGGTGCACGGTCGGGCGGGCCAGGCCGCACTGGCGCGCCAGCTGAGAGGTCGACGCTCCGTCGCGGTAGGTGGACAATGCGCGCAGGACCGCGGACACCCGTCCGACTACGTGGTCAGGAGGCGAGGAGGGCACGGGTTCGAGGGTACGTCCGCTCAGTGGACGCATCGGGCGCGGGTGTTCGGTGCGCGAGAGGTTTGCCGGGGATCCCGGCGTGTCGGTTGACCCGTTTCCCCTGCGCTGGGTTGTATGCGAGGACTGACCACTCACCGAACGAAGTGGAGAGGATGCCGTGCCGACGAAGTACCGCAGCGCCGCGGAGGCCCTCGACGGGCTGCTCGAGGACGGGCTGACTATCGCGGTCGGGGGCTTCGGCCTCACCGGGAACCCGAACGACCTCATCGAGGCGGTCCGGGACTCGGGCGTGCGCGATCTGACGATCGTCTCGAACAACATGGGAGTCGACGGGGCCGGGCTCGGCATTCTGCTCGAGAACCAGCAGGTGCGGCGGGTGATCGCGTCGTACGTGGGCGAGAACAAGCTGTTCGCGCAGCAGTATCTCGACGGGACCGTCGAGGTCGAGTTCACCCCGCAGGGAACGCTCGCCGAGCGGATGCGCGCCGGCGGCGCGGGAATCCCGGCGTTCTACACCAAGTCCGGGGTCGGCACGCCGATCGCCGAGGGCAAGCCGCACGCCGAGTTCGACGGGGTCACCTACGTGCAGGAGCGCGGGATCGTCGCCGATCTTTCGCTGGTGCACGCGTACGTCGCGGACCCGGCCGGGAACCTGATCTACCGGTACGCCTCGCGCAACTTCAACCCGCTCGTCGCGACGTGCGGGAAGGTGACGATCGCCGAGGCCGAGCAGGTGTCGGACGAGTACCTCGATCCGGAGCGGATCACCACGCCGGGGATTTACGTGCAGCGGCTGATCCAGGCGACTGCGCGGGAGAAGCAGATCGAGAAGCGGACTGTGCGCGTGCGTGAGGAGGCGTCGGCGTGAGCTGGAATCGGGACGACATGGCCACGATCGGGGCTCGCGAGCTGCGGGACGGCGATTACGTGAATCTCGGGATCGGGATTCCCACGCAGGTGGCCAATCATATTCCGGACGGTGTGCAGGTCACGCTGCACAGCGAGAACGGGATTCTCGGATTGGGGCCGTTTCCCTGGGAAGGGGAAGAGGATCCTGATCTGGTGAACGCTGGCAAGCAGACTGTCACATTGCAGCCCGGGGCCAGTTTGTTCGATTCCGCCGAATCGTTCGCGATGATTCGCGGCGGGCATATCGACCTGGCGTTGCTCGGGGCGTTGCAGGTCGGGGCCAATGGGGATTTGGCCAACTGGACTGTGCCTGGTGCGTTGGTGAAGGGGATGGGCGGGGCGATGGATCTCGTCGCCGGGGCTCGTCGGGTGGTGATCATTACGGATCACACTGCCAAGGACGGGACGCCTAAGATTGTCGAGAAGTGCACGCTGCCGTTGACTGGGGCTGGAGTGGTGAATCGGATCATCACTAACTTGGCTGTGCTGGATGTTACTGAGGACGGGTTGAAACTGGTGGAGTTGGCGCCTGGGGTTTCTCTCGAAGAAGTGCGGGAGAAGACTGGGGCGCCGATCGCTGAATAGCTGCGTGGGGGCACCCCGAAGCTGATTGTGACTACGGCGCGGGGGTGCTTGTCAAGGCGGGAAAGATGCCTTGACAAGCACCCCCGCGCCGTGTTTTTGGCTTCGTATCGGGGTGCGGGGGGTGTGGGTGCCTCGATGGTTGGCCGCGTCAGCTGCGGTTCGGGCGGGGCCAGTGCTGCGCTTGCGAGAAAGCCGTGAGGGGAACCCTGAGGGAATCAGATTCCCTCAGGGTTCCCCTCACGGCTTTTGGTTACTTGGCGGGGAGGATGCGGCCCCGGACTTCGCCGAAGCCCAGCGTCGCGCCGCTGCTCGTGGTTGCGGCACCGGTGATGGCGACCTCGTCACCGTCCTGCAGGAAGGTGCGGGATTCGCCGTTGACGGTCAGCGGGTCCCGGCCGCCCCACGAAAGTTCCAGGAACGAGCCCCGTTCGGCCGGTTCCGCACCGGAGATGGTGCCCGAGCCGTAGAGGTCGCCGGTGCGGGCGGAGGCGCCGTTGACGGTCAGGTGGGCCAGCATCTGCGCGGGGGACCAGTACATCTCGCGGTACGGCGGGCGGGCGACCTCCTGGCCGTTCCACTGCACCGTCAGGGTGATGTCCAGGCCCCACGGCGACGATTCCCGCAGGTAGGGCAGGGGTTCCGGCGACGTCTGGCCGGGCAGTGGGACCCGGGCCTCGGCCAGCGCCAGGATCGGGACCACCCACGGCGAGATCGACGTGGCGAAGCTCTTGCCCAGGTTCGGGCCGAGCGGGACGTACTCCCAGGCCTGGATGTCGCGGGCCGACCAGTCGTTCAGCAGGACCGCGCCGAAGACGTGGCGAGGGAAGTCGTCGGGCGAGATCGGAGTGTTGGCGGGGGTGCCCGCGCCGACGATGAAGCCCAGTTCTGCCTCGATGTCCAGGCGGGTGCTCGGGCCGAAGACCGGACCGTCCTCGCCCTTGCGCTGGCCGCTCGGGCGGACCACGTCGGTGCCGGACACGTAGACCGTCCCGGATCGGCCGTGGTAGCCGACCGGGAGGTGTTTCCAGTTGGGCAGCAAGGGTTCCGCGTCCGGACGGAACAGGCGGCCGACGTTCGACGCGTGGTGTTCCGACGCGTAGAAGTCCACGTAATCGGCGACATCGATCGGCAGGTGCAGGGTGACGTCGCCGATCGCGTGCACGGCTTCGGCGGGCACCTCGCCGGTGACCAGCGTCTGCAGGCGCGTGCGGACCTCGACCCAGCGGTCGTAGCCCTGCGCCATGAAGGCGTTCAGCGTCGGCTCGGCGAAGACCGCGTCGCCAAGGGCGATCGACAGGTCCAGCACGTGCTCGCCCACGCGCACGCCCACTCGGGGACTGCCGTCGCCTGCCGAGAAAACGCCGTACGGCAGGTTTTCGACGCCGAAAGGGGAGCCGGCGGGGATGTCGAGCACGGTCATGCGGTGGCTCCGATCAGGCCTAGATCTGTCAGTTCGGTGAGCGGGTCGGTGATGCTGCAGGTGCCGAACGAGGTGAACTGCGCGCGGGCCGCGGCCAGGCGTTCCGGGGCCAGTGCGCGGATGCGGTCGGCGACCGCAGCACCGTCGCGTTCCGCAAGCAGCGCGACGACTTCCTCGTCCTCGGCGCCCCGGTCGACCGCCTCAGCGGCAAGAAGCAGGTTGAGGAACCCGTGTTGCTCGAAACCGGTCGTCGGATCGGTGTTGCGGATCGCGTGGTGCAGGCCCGCGGTTGCCTTGAACGGGACACCCGCCTCGGCGGTCGCGCGGATCGCGGCGGCCAGCTCGGCCTCGTCCGGGTAGTACTCGGCCGAGGTGCCGCCGGTGCGGAACTTCGCTTTGTGCGGGGTGCCGGAAAGCGCCTGCAGCAACGGGACTCGGCGGTCGTCGCGCGGGATCTCCACGGCGACCGGAACCGGGCAACCGTCCACTGCGGACAGAAACTC
Encoded here:
- a CDS encoding MDR family MFS transporter, translating into MSLSTAEPPAASPAMSHRQVLQAMSGLMMGIFVAILASTVVANALPRIVSELGGSQSSYTWVVTTELLAMTATVPLWGKLSDLYNKKLLIQLSLGLFVVGSLVAGFAQNIDILILSRIAQGIGGGGLTALAQVIMAAIVSPRELGKFSGVFGAVFAVGTVAGPLIGGVLVDTSWLGWRWCFFLGVPFAIAAILLLQRTLDLPTLRREVHVDYLGAFLIMLGVSTLLVWSSLAGSTFEWGSWQTAVLVPVGVLVLVLAVWVESKVREPVVPLALFRNRTVTLATVASFLVGVAMFGGTVFLSQYFQLALGKSPTVAGLMSLPMIFGLLVSSTVSGQLISRTGKWKPFLLLGAVLMAAGLGLLGLIDAHTSLLELSLFMLVLGVGVGMLNQNLVLVTQNDVPAADLGAATSTLSFFRSLGGSIGVSALGAVLASRVGTLIADGLGPAASAGSGGGKVPDLAQLPAPVVAVIREAYGVATSDLFLISAPIALLVVVAVAFLKHLPLKTKSGLERLADEAA
- a CDS encoding TetR/AcrR family transcriptional regulator codes for the protein MSTPGLRERKKLETHRTIALAALRLIDEHGLDQVTVDDIAAEAGVSARTFFNYFAVKEDAVLLAYADHAERAERTIARFVAQPDGIDAFPAFIATVREDLADIERDRDEWLTRLRIIHGDPSLLIRATVLNSGSRDPMIAAIARRSGTDAEKDLFPSLLLAVAGGVLNTSLSRWAARNGAQPLLEIFDEAAATAAAGLPDPR
- a CDS encoding SDR family NAD(P)-dependent oxidoreductase — protein: MSGTVLVLGGRSEIGTAAAVRLARGGAKRFVLAARPGADLAAQTAELRGAGAETVATEDFDADDLSAHRPLLDRVIKEHGPLETVVLAFGILGDQARAETDAAHATAIVHTDYVAQVSVLTHTAELLRTQGSGNLVVFSSVAGIRVRRANYVYGSAKAGLDGFASGLSDALHGTGVHLLLVRPGFVIGRMTEGMSPAPFSSTADQVADATVSALRRRREVVWVPGVLRLVFAAMRFVPRAMWRRMPR
- a CDS encoding LCP family protein, with protein sequence MLITSRGRRIGGRAVLGVVSTLVLGATGFAWSQLHRLDTSLVTADVIPPSAQVPDTPAGEPLTVAQNILLVGLDSRTKPDGTPLPQNVLDALHAGSGDDGGNTTDTMIVVHVPVGGAAATAISIPRDSYVDIPGYGKHKINSAYSRARADQRGKLAQQGMSGPQLEVAADAAGAKSAIAAVQKLTGLTINHYAAVNLSGFAALSQAVGGVQVCLKAPVNDSFSGANFPAGVQTISGTQALAFVRQRHGLPNGDLDRIARQQAFMSAMAKTVLGSGTFTDPARLSSLVDALEGSVTLDHGWNLLSFADQLHGLSSGAIAFGTIPVQSLSLATPADGDAVKVDPAQVKQFVQTQISSPDVSASGGTADPGTVRPSSSGGAVRPIAETTTPTPPAGTPAQPKMTTASGCVN
- a CDS encoding sensor histidine kinase, which encodes MKTTLALRITVVCLAVAGIAVLVAGLVASRLVRNTADSVLQQSLRDQADVIAGQLDDTGIGNRLAIGKAAAVVRGQGIEVVVHRVSGQNSGQATAVRAAERAGLTSGKDHSTRVAIGNVDYLVEVRPVGPQAAFALVQPVRSAEATQHALLRNILLALGIGLLVAAIAGYVSGRLLGRPLRRAAAAAGSLSAGRRDVRVPVEGPAEVAQVAGSLNELADALARSEARQREFLLSVSHELRTPLTAVTGFAEAIADGVAEGPDARRAGETIHHEAQRLERLVSDLLELARLGADEFQLDLDVFDFAALVRDCAEVWQLRCARSDVPLTVQSPPDAAMVTADARRLHQVVDGLAENALRVTPAGAPMVFALTVADGHAHLSVRDGGPGLAPEDYPVAFERGVLNARYRDSRPVGSGIGLALAHGLVTRMGGTLTAGPAPEGGAAFTITLPLA